In Candidatus Binataceae bacterium, the genomic stretch TTGACCGCCGGAAAGTTGCGCAGGAATTCGGTCAGGTAGGGCGGCAGCTCGTGGAGGCCGACGCTGTAGACTGTGCCTACGCGAATCGAGCCTGCTACAACCGACCCTATCTCGCGTAGCTTGTTTTCAAGCTCCAGAAACCGCCGGACGATCTCTTTGCTGGCGGTATAGAGGATTTGTCCCGCAGGAGTCGGTTTGACTCCCGCTCGACCGCGTTCTATCAATCGGCAATCGTATTTCTCCTCGAGGCTCCGGACCTGCTGGCTGACTGCCGATTGGGTGACGAAGTTTTGCGACGCGGCATAAGAAAAGCTTCCACTTTCGATTATGTCGCAGAAGACCTTTAGCGTTTCGATGTGCATGGTACTGACTTCACGTATAAGGCTATGTGATGCTCACAAGGGAGGCAAGAAGTAGGAGTGTTAAATGATTCATCCTGCCTTACAGTAGCGTGATGGACGGTTCGACGTAGGTCAAGAGACGCGAAAACCTGCTTCGTTCATCCGCACCTAACCATGATGCCCGTCGCGGAAGCTCTCGAGAGCGCCTCAACCCGAGCCTTGGAACCCCGAAGTGATTCAAATTTTAAGCGGAGTCGGCAATGGCTGATCTATTAAGAGACCTTGATTTCTTTAATCTCGACGATCTTTTGACTTCCGAAGAGCGCATGGCGCGCGACTCGGTCAAACAATTTGTTCGGCGCGAGATTCTCCCGAAGATTGAAAACCATTTCGCGAGCGAATCGTTCCCCAAAGAGCTCATCCCGCAGATGGCGGAGCTCGGGATGTTCGGCGCGAATCTCAAGGGCTACGGATGCGCCGGCATGAACAACGTCGCCTACGGTCTCATCATGCAGGAGCTCGAAGCGGGCGACTCGGGACTGCGCTCGTTCGCCTCGGTGCAGAGCGCACTCTCGATGTACGCAATTTATGCTTACGGTAGCGAGGAGCAGAAGCAGCGCTACTTGCCCGAAATGGCCAAGGGAAAAATGATCGGATGCTTCGGGCTGACCGAGCCCGACCACGGCTCCGATCCTGGCGGGATGGAAACGCGCGCCCGCAAGGACGGCGACGGATGGATTCTCAACGGCACCAAGCGCTGGATCACCAACGGATCGATCTCCGACGTCGCGGTCGTCTGGGCCAAGGTCGATCAAGGTATAACGGGGTTTGTCGTCGAGCGCGGCACGCCCGGCTTCTCGACGCGCGATATCCACGGCAAATTCTCGATGCGTGCCTCGATCACCTCCGAACTGATCCTCGAAGACGTGCGAATCCCGAAGACTGCTCATCTCCCGGAGGCGCGCGGCCTCAAGGCTCCGCTCGGATGCCTCACGCAGGCGCGCTACGGAATCGCATGGGGCGCAATCGGCGCCGCACGCTCGTGCTACCAGTGCGCGCTCGATTACACCAAGTCACGCAAGCAGTTCACGCGCCCGCTGGCCGGCTACCAGCTCGTCCAGGCCAAGCTCGTGAAGATGCTGACGGAAATCACCAAGGCGCAGATGGTCTGCATGCGCCTGGCGCATCTGAAGGACCAGGGCAAGATGCGCCCCGAGCACGTCTCGTTCGCCAAGCGCAACAACGTCAACGAGGCGCTCAAGATCGCGCGCGACGCCCGCGATATGCTCGGCGCTAACGGCATCGTCAACGAATACCCCGTCATCCGGCACATGCTGAACCTCGAAACGGTGAACACCTACGAAGGCACCTTCGACGTACACACGCTGATCCTCGGCCGTGACGTGACGGGAGAGAGCGCCTTCGACTGAGAGGGAAAGAAAAAAAGATCACCACAAAGGCAGGAAGTTCAAGACAGAAAGGTCACTAAGAAAGACTTCCCACGAAGCGGCGTCCGCGCCGCTTCGCTTCGTGGCTTTGTGACCTTAGTGGTAATATTTTTCTGCGGCTGTATAACGATCAACTCGGATCGCCCCGAGGAGAAGCTCCCATGGTGAAACCCAAGTCACTGAATCACGCCGCGTTTCGCGTCACCGATGTCGCCAAGTCGACCGAGTTCTATGAAAACGTCGTCGGCCTCAAGCGAATCGAGCGTCCCAACTTTCCCTTCGGCGGCGCGTGGTACGGGATCGGCGACAACGCGCTGCACTTGATTTCAAGCGAAGGCCTGGGCCGCAAGCCCGACCCTCTCGGACCTCATATTGCGTTCGAAGTCGAGGACTTCGAGGAGACCAAGCGCGCACTCAAAGAAAAGGGCATCGAGTTCCTCGAGGCTCCCGCCGGGATGGGCGTCGGCCGCCAGTTGTGGATCACCGATCCCGATGGCAACACGGTCGAGTTGCGGACGGACAAGTAGACGGAAGCAGAACTCACCACGAAGAATCACGAAGGCACAAAGAAAGAAGAGCGGCGCGCTCTCGCGCGTCGCTCTTCTTATTATGACTGACTTTGTGGTCTTCGTGTCTTTGTGGTTTCTTAAATGCCCGCGAGCTTTTTCGCGTACGCGGTCACGGTCTTGAAGTCGTATTCGCGATACGCCTGGAGCTTCTCCGCTTCGAAGCCGCCCTCGGCGTGGACCGCCAGCACTTCCTGGTAGCCGCCGTAGTCCGACGACGTCAGATCGCTGATCAGGTTTAGCAGGCGCATCCGCTTTTCCGCGTCGAAGCCTTTTGCGCCGCCCATGTACTTCAGCACGTATGCGCGCGTCGCTTCGCTGGTGAAGTCTTCGGCTGCTGGAGCAGTGACGAGCAGTCCGCCGGCGAGGTCCTGCACGACCTGCACCGCGGCGTGATAGTTGTGCGCGAAATGATACTTCGCCACGTTCGTGATGAGCGTGTTGGGCACGGCGATGCCGTCTTCATACGTGCAGGTCCGCGCCGCGTGCTCGATCAAGCCGCGCACCGTCGTGTGATAGGCCGCCAGATGCGTCAGCTTATCCCGCACGTGTCCCGCGCGTGTGATTCCGTTGGCTTCCGCCGCGGCCGCACCGACTCCCGCAAGCGCTTCGAGGAGAGGTAGCTTGTACGACACCGCCGTGAAGCGATGGAACCGTACGAACGTGAGTGCGAGCAGGCCCGCGAAATCGCACTCGCCGTTCAGGAAGATGCGATCCTTCGGCACGAATACATCGTCGAACACTGTCAGCGTTTCCATCATCTTGTGCTTGGCGCTGATCGGATGCTCGAACTCGTTCTTCTTCGAGCTGCCGTGCGGGCTCGCGATGAGCTTGAGCCCCGGCGTGTTGATCGGCAGCGCGAACGCGATCGCATAGGCCTTGTCCTCCGGCCGCATCGCGCGCGTCGGCAGCACGAT encodes the following:
- a CDS encoding 4-hydroxyphenylacetate 3-hydroxylase N-terminal domain-containing protein produces the protein MGLRTAEQYKASLRDGRAVYFRGEKVEDVNTHPVIGIAVEHAALDYRMADDPKYRELAVIKEGNDEYSRYFHIPQNGDDLLKRSQLIAASTREGATLVVLIKEIGSDALLALNIIGERMAAAGKPEYRERIKKYHRLCRDNDLAVAVAQTDVKGDRSLGPTQQEHPDYYVRVVEERPDGVVVRGAKVHTSVSTNTNEVIVLPTRAMRPEDKAYAIAFALPINTPGLKLIASPHGSSKKNEFEHPISAKHKMMETLTVFDDVFVPKDRIFLNGECDFAGLLALTFVRFHRFTAVSYKLPLLEALAGVGAAAAEANGITRAGHVRDKLTHLAAYHTTVRGLIEHAARTCTYEDGIAVPNTLITNVAKYHFAHNYHAAVQVVQDLAGGLLVTAPAAEDFTSEATRAYVLKYMGGAKGFDAEKRMRLLNLISDLTSSDYGGYQEVLAVHAEGGFEAEKLQAYREYDFKTVTAYAKKLAGI
- a CDS encoding VOC family protein, with translation MVKPKSLNHAAFRVTDVAKSTEFYENVVGLKRIERPNFPFGGAWYGIGDNALHLISSEGLGRKPDPLGPHIAFEVEDFEETKRALKEKGIEFLEAPAGMGVGRQLWITDPDGNTVELRTDK
- a CDS encoding acyl-CoA dehydrogenase — translated: MADLLRDLDFFNLDDLLTSEERMARDSVKQFVRREILPKIENHFASESFPKELIPQMAELGMFGANLKGYGCAGMNNVAYGLIMQELEAGDSGLRSFASVQSALSMYAIYAYGSEEQKQRYLPEMAKGKMIGCFGLTEPDHGSDPGGMETRARKDGDGWILNGTKRWITNGSISDVAVVWAKVDQGITGFVVERGTPGFSTRDIHGKFSMRASITSELILEDVRIPKTAHLPEARGLKAPLGCLTQARYGIAWGAIGAARSCYQCALDYTKSRKQFTRPLAGYQLVQAKLVKMLTEITKAQMVCMRLAHLKDQGKMRPEHVSFAKRNNVNEALKIARDARDMLGANGIVNEYPVIRHMLNLETVNTYEGTFDVHTLILGRDVTGESAFD